Proteins co-encoded in one Pelodiscus sinensis isolate JC-2024 chromosome 7, ASM4963464v1, whole genome shotgun sequence genomic window:
- the WIPF1 gene encoding WAS/WASL-interacting protein family member 1, whose product MPVPPPPAPPPPPTLAVANTEKPSLSKSEQSGRNALLSDISKGKKLKKAVTNDRSGPILDKPKGSSGGGGGFGGSSGGGSGGGYGGGSGGGGGGGGGPPGLGGLFQSGMPKLRSAVNRDTDSGGNRPPMLPPGGRTTSAKPFSPPSAVGRFPGPSPLGQRSTAPEPQRNRMPPPRPDFGSKLDTGPPPVPNTPRPIPSAQHNRASPAVPGVNRQTSAGPIPPSFPGNRNTGFGGSIRQSTPSSSPSFSNRPPLPPAPGKSTDDKPPPPPLPPTGNRPLLSRETTFPSPPPQNSKPPVPSTPRPSNLSQAPPLPPNRPGLPPVPPISSGNDDMPRLPQRNLSLGSLSASSLPGTGRSGPLPPPPNERPPPPVRDPPSRSGPLPPPPPINRNGSTSRALPATPQLPSRPGFENQRGGPRPPLPPDRSGTGAPPPPPPPSSAIRNGFQDSSCEDDWESRFSFHPISDLPPPEPYVPTNKSYPSKVGRNESRSGSGRRERGVPPLPPIPR is encoded by the exons atgcctgtccctccccctccagctcctccgCCTCCCCCTACTCTTGCAGTG GCAAATACCGAAAAGCCTTCCTTAAGCAAGTCTGAACAATCAGGGCGAAATGCTCTCTTATCTGATATTAGTAAAGGAAAAAAACTAAAGAAAGCTGTTACTAATGATAGAAGTGGCCCTATCCTAGACA AACCAAAAGGATCAAGTGGTGGCGGCGGCGGCTTTGGCGGCAGCAGTGGTGGAGGAAGTGGTGGTGGCTATGGTGGAGGCAGTGGCGGTGGCGGCGGCGGTGGTGGCGGACCACCTGGCTTAGGAGGCCTGTTCCAGTCAGGAATGCCAAAACTTAGATCTGCAGTGAATCGAGATACTG ATTCTGGAGGAAACAGACCTCCCATGCTGCCACCAGGAGGAAGAACAACATCTGCCAAGCCTTTTTCACCACCAAGTGCCGTGGGCAGATTTCCGGGGCCGTCCCCTTTGGGACAAAGAAGTACCGCTCCTGAACCACAGAGAAACCGAATGCCACCTCCGAGACCTGATTTTGGTTCCAAACTGGATACAGGGCCTCCTCCTGTTCCAAATACTCCAAGACCCATTCCATCCGCTCAGCATAACAGAGCATCCCCTGCTGTGCCAGGAGTAAACAGGCAAACAAGCGCAGGGCCTATCCCTCCATCTTTCCCAGGAAACAGAAATACAGGATTTGGAGGATCTATTCGCCAATCGACTCCAAGTTCCTCACCTTCTTTCTCTAACagacctccccttcctcctgctcctggcaAATCAACAGATGAcaagccgccgccgccgccgctgcctcCAACAGGAAATCGGCCGCTCCTCAGTCGGGAAACTACTTTTCCATCTCCACCACCTCAGAACAGTAAACCTCCTGTTCCTTCCACGCCTCGGCCATCTAATCTCTCTCAGGCTCCACCCCTGCCTCCAAATAGGCCAGGCTTACCTCCAGTTCCACCCATTTCAAGTGGAAATGATGACATGCCACGTCTTCCACAAAGGAATCTCTCTCTAGGTTCTCTTTCTGCTTCCAGCTTGCCTGGAACAGGTCGTTCtggccctcttcctccccctccaaatGAGCGGCCTCCTCCTCCAGTAAGAGATCCACCTAGCAGATCAG GACcccttccacctcctcccccaataaACAGAAATGGAAGCACTTCACGGGCATTGCCTGCTACGCCACAGTTACCTTCCAGGCCAGGATTCGAAAACCAGAGGGGTGGACCAAGGCCTCCACTTCCTCCTGACAGATCTGGTACCGGAGCTCCTCCACCACCTCCTCCACCGTCATCAGCAATCAGAAATGGCTTCCAGGATTCATCATGTGAAG ATGACTGGGAAAGCAGATTTTCCTTCCATCCCATATCGGACTTGCCACCTCCAGAGCCATACGTACCAACGAACAAAAGTTACCCTAGTAAAGTGGGTAGGAATGAAAGCAGAA GTGGTTCTGGCCGAAGGGAAAGAGGTGTCCCACCACTCCCACCTATACCCAGGTGA